From the genome of Streptomyces sp. NBC_01341, one region includes:
- a CDS encoding PTS-dependent dihydroxyacetone kinase phosphotransferase subunit DhaM yields the protein MTGEKQVGIVLVSHSGPVAEAVAELAGGLAAGGATAPVAAAGGTSAGGLGTSPELIAEAARRVDRGAGVALLVDLGSAVLTVKSMLAEGDELPPGARLVDAPFVEGAVAALVTASAGGDLDAVEAAASDAYGYRKT from the coding sequence GTGACCGGGGAGAAGCAGGTCGGGATCGTGCTGGTCTCGCACAGCGGGCCGGTGGCGGAGGCCGTGGCCGAGCTGGCCGGGGGGCTGGCGGCCGGCGGCGCGACGGCCCCGGTGGCGGCGGCGGGCGGGACGTCCGCCGGAGGGCTCGGCACGAGTCCGGAGCTGATCGCCGAGGCGGCCCGGAGAGTGGACCGGGGAGCCGGTGTGGCGCTCCTGGTGGACCTCGGGAGCGCGGTGCTGACCGTGAAGTCGATGCTGGCCGAGGGCGATGAACTGCCCCCAGGAGCACGGCTGGTGGACGCGCCGTTCGTCGAGGGCGCGGTGGCCGCACTGGTGACGGCCTCCGCGGGGGGCGACCTGGACGCCGTGGAGGCTGCGGCGTCGGACGCCTACGGCTACCGGAAGACGTGA
- the dhaL gene encoding dihydroxyacetone kinase subunit DhaL, producing MLDTDFFRRWMTATAAAVDREADRLTELDAAIGDADHGSNMRRGFTAVREALENEPPATPGAVLGLAGRQLISTVGGASGPLYGTLLRRTGKALGDAQEVSPAELAEAFGAGVAAVAQLGGAQAGDKTMLDALLPAVEVLADSFEEAHGAAVAGASATVPLQARKGRASYLGERSIGHQDPGATSAALLVGALVDAAAHGDGGGA from the coding sequence GTGCTCGACACCGACTTCTTCCGTCGCTGGATGACGGCCACCGCGGCAGCCGTGGACCGCGAGGCGGACCGGCTGACCGAGCTCGACGCCGCGATCGGGGACGCCGATCACGGCAGCAACATGCGGCGCGGGTTCACCGCGGTGCGCGAGGCACTGGAGAACGAGCCACCCGCGACGCCCGGTGCCGTGCTCGGGCTGGCGGGAAGGCAGCTGATCTCGACGGTCGGCGGGGCGTCCGGACCGCTGTACGGGACCTTGCTGCGCCGCACAGGGAAGGCGTTGGGCGACGCCCAGGAGGTGTCGCCCGCCGAACTGGCCGAGGCTTTCGGCGCGGGGGTCGCGGCGGTGGCGCAGCTCGGTGGGGCGCAGGCCGGTGACAAGACGATGCTCGACGCGCTGCTCCCCGCCGTCGAGGTCCTGGCCGACTCGTTCGAGGAGGCTCACGGGGCGGCCGTGGCCGGCGCGTCGGCGACGGTCCCCCTGCAGGCGCGCAAGGGCAGGGCCAGCTATCTGGGCGAGCGCAGCATCGGGCACCAGGATCCGGGGGCGACGTCGGCCGCACTCCTGGTCGGGGCGCTCGTGGACGCTGCGGCTCACGGCGACGGGGGCGGCGCGTGA